Proteins encoded by one window of Nasonia vitripennis strain AsymCx chromosome 5, Nvit_psr_1.1, whole genome shotgun sequence:
- the LOC103315732 gene encoding omega-conotoxin-like protein 1 → MSKLVLFLCIAFLAVSIVVAQSGCKPPGFICSSDSECCEPFACNPWAGRCTKPIDPATGGAATRS, encoded by the exons ATGTCGAAGCTTGTACTGTTCCTTTGCATCGCCTTCTTGGCCGTTAGCATCGTCGTAGCGCAATCAGGCTGCAAACCTCCAGGATTTATC TGTTCATCGGACTCGGAGTGTTGTGAGCCGTTCGCGTGCAACCCTTGGGCTGGACGTTGCACCAAACCCATTGACCCAGCCACTGGTGGTGCAGCGACACGGTCTTAG
- the LOC100122734 gene encoding luciferin sulfotransferase produces the protein MACDLDRLAKETLSEKMRTNYLEFDGVVLPEEYKLYADQVENFEVYDDDVYVCSFQKSGTTWTQEMVWLIANDLDFEKAKSPINARFPFLEFSGTIMTARAAMRDPNMEVPSWVTKSVDFCKTFPRPRFIKSHQPFNLLPRQIRTGEKKPKIIYVARNPKDVCISFYHHSKLLEGFCGTFDDFCKLFLGDKLVYAPYWNHVRGFWERKDQDNMLFLLFEDMKKDLPSVVRKTAQFLGKTLDDSQVQALCKHLSFESMKVNPALNRVTTIAWIRSLNLSKDDSEENEFIRNGNVGQWKATMSEEWIKKFDEWSAKNLASCKGLKF, from the exons ATGGCTTGCGACTTGGACCGTTTGGCTAAGGAGACCTTGAGCGAGAAGATGCGAACGAATTACTTGGAATTCGATGGAGTCGTTTTGCCCGAAGAGTACAAACTGTATGCCGACCAGGTAGAGAATTTTGAAGTTTACGACGATGACGTTTACGTCTGCAGCTTTCAAAAGTCAG GTACAACGTGGACGCAAGAAATGGTCTGGTTAATCGCGAACGATCTGGACTTCGAGAAGGCTAAATCTCCGATCAACGCCAGGTTTCCTTTCCTAGA ATTCTCAGGAACGATAATGACAGCCAGGGCCGCGATGCGCGACCCGAACATGGAGGTGCCGTCCTGGGTAACGAAGAGCGTTGACTTCTGCAAGACTTTTCCGAGGCCGAGATTCATCAAGAGTCACCAGCCCTTTAATCTCCTGCCGCGACAGATCAGGACCGGCGAGAAGAAGCCGAAAATAATTTACGTCGCGAGAAATCCGAAGGACGTCTGCATTTCGTTCTACCATCATTCCAAGCTCTTGGAAGGTTTCTGCGGAACCTTCGATGACTTCTGCAAGCTGTTTTTGGGTGATAAAT tGGTCTACGCGCCTTACTGGAATCACGTTCGCGGATTTTGGGAGAGAAAAGATCAGGACAACATGCTTTTCCTGCTGTTCGAGGACATGAAGAAG GATCTACCATCGGTAGTGAGGAAAACAGCTCAGTTCTTGGGCAAAACTCTGGACGACAGTCAAGTGCAAGCTCTGTGCAAGCACCTGAGCTTCGAAAGCATGAAGGTCAATCCGGCCCTCAATCGTGTGACGACCATCGCGTGGATAAGGAGCCTCAACCTGTCGAAAGACGATTCCGAGGAGAACGAATTCATTCGTAACGGAAATGTCGGTCAGTGGAAGGCGACTATGAGCGAGGAGTGGATCAAAAAGTTCGACGAGTGGAGCGCGAAAAATTTGGCCAGCTGCAAGGGACTGAAATTTTAA
- the LOC103315887 gene encoding protein TANC1-like isoform X1: MHQPVIPPEEELIRLLKFGTSRKIRDLISANPTMDLHYPLAKNLTTPLTAAVERSDSAILTTLIDKIPGNLDATLTQPCGKTALMHAACYARNSEVLLVLMKKGADPSKTDINGWNCLFYAVIGKRLQNVIALLDSQVSIESRDLQGRTPLMISAVCLSDLDTFHCLLSRGADFEALDNNGLSALHLAILHKRRECVIELWQRNAAADLLTPVSRATTKQLVEEIMSDVLPVHRKVQDFAEEL; the protein is encoded by the exons ATGCATCAGCCGGTGATACCTCCGGAAGAGGAGCTCATCCGCCTATTGAAATTCGGAACGTCGAGGAAAATTAGAGACCTGATAAGCGCCAA TCCCACGATGGACTTGCACTATCCACTGGCGAAGAACCTAACGACGCCTTTGACAGCAGCGGTAGAGCGTTCGGATTCGGCGATACTGACGACGCTGATAGACAAGATCCCGGGAAACCTGGACGCGACGTTGACGCAGCCCTGCGGAAAAACCGCGCTCATGCACGCGGCTTGTTACGCCAGAAATTCGGAGGTTTTGCTGGTCCTGATGAAGAAAGGCGCCGATCCCAGTAAGACCGACAT AAACGGATGGAACTGTCTGTTCTACGCAGTGATCGGTAAGCGGTTGCAGAACGTCATAGCACTGCTGGACTCCCAAGTCTCCATAGAATCGCGAGATCTCCAAGGCCGTACTCCACTCATGATTTCCG CAGTTTGTCTATCGGACCTCGACACGTTCCACTGTCTCCTGAGTCGCGGCGCCGACTTCGAGGCTCTCGACAACAACGGCCTGAGCGCTTTGCACTTGGCGATTCTTCACAAGAGGAGAGAATGCGTAATTGAATTGTGGCAGCGAAACGCGGCTGCCGATCTTCTCACGCCGGTCTCCAGAGCCACGACGAAACAGCTCGTCGAGGAAATCATGTCCGATGTGCTTCCGGTGCACAGGAAAGTGCAGGATTTTGCGGAGGAGCTGTGA
- the LOC103315887 gene encoding ankyrin repeat domain-containing protein 7-like isoform X2, with protein sequence MHQPVIPPEEELIRLLKFGTSRKIRDLISANPTMDLHYPLAKNLTTPLTAAVERSDSAILTTLIDKIPGNLDATLTQPCGKTALMHAACYARNSEVLLVLMKKGADPSKTDINGWNCLFYAVIGKRLQNVIALLDSQVSIESRDLQGRTPLMISVCLSDLDTFHCLLSRGADFEALDNNGLSALHLAILHKRRECVIELWQRNAAADLLTPVSRATTKQLVEEIMSDVLPVHRKVQDFAEEL encoded by the exons ATGCATCAGCCGGTGATACCTCCGGAAGAGGAGCTCATCCGCCTATTGAAATTCGGAACGTCGAGGAAAATTAGAGACCTGATAAGCGCCAA TCCCACGATGGACTTGCACTATCCACTGGCGAAGAACCTAACGACGCCTTTGACAGCAGCGGTAGAGCGTTCGGATTCGGCGATACTGACGACGCTGATAGACAAGATCCCGGGAAACCTGGACGCGACGTTGACGCAGCCCTGCGGAAAAACCGCGCTCATGCACGCGGCTTGTTACGCCAGAAATTCGGAGGTTTTGCTGGTCCTGATGAAGAAAGGCGCCGATCCCAGTAAGACCGACAT AAACGGATGGAACTGTCTGTTCTACGCAGTGATCGGTAAGCGGTTGCAGAACGTCATAGCACTGCTGGACTCCCAAGTCTCCATAGAATCGCGAGATCTCCAAGGCCGTACTCCACTCATGATTTCCG TTTGTCTATCGGACCTCGACACGTTCCACTGTCTCCTGAGTCGCGGCGCCGACTTCGAGGCTCTCGACAACAACGGCCTGAGCGCTTTGCACTTGGCGATTCTTCACAAGAGGAGAGAATGCGTAATTGAATTGTGGCAGCGAAACGCGGCTGCCGATCTTCTCACGCCGGTCTCCAGAGCCACGACGAAACAGCTCGTCGAGGAAATCATGTCCGATGTGCTTCCGGTGCACAGGAAAGTGCAGGATTTTGCGGAGGAGCTGTGA
- the LOC100122754 gene encoding protein Skeletor, isoforms B/C: MAAGLITCRWSPRPALLLLLLLVAILGAFGSVNADEVKEYSGKYLGKLNVYHHQVAGDVYAVDEYTLLLTSFSYDGTGADTFFWAGGSNRPGPQGFIVPDEYGITNTLGKYLNKDLTLKLPDNKKITDIKWFAVYDLSTQSTFGDVYIPEEFDPPAPQRLAQLSKLSTANVSSDVIVVLDAKTISIPQLSYDGTSQDAYFCVGQGKPSPQGTKVPDENGYLDPIRAYKNEDVIIQLPGEKTIFDIGWISIYDVKSRTNLASILVPSGLNVPPSLVKTIKVPTNLPNCVQMHKRLQVAWEIFPPQITVQLIGQIPDNGYMAFGVSGSDSRSQMEGADVTIAYNDGTRGFANDYNVSAKAPCVKVLGQYKGVCKDELVGGQDSNQLFASTRDNGITTVTYRRTLISPDSGDKEFLIDKPMYFIWALGRLDENKEPNFHDYYPKSNFLLHLDLKDEKNNAVKQRTCVGFTANSDELREPWAKEEIFDRSIRTFRATVGPSGGRRGYQAITGHSSNGLAWYINGRLAPELYLRRGLTYNFRVYGGNNPHSPNLYHPLIITDEPHGGYDRLSDVAQSKVRVLAGVEFTRRGRPRPTAVGPLCLSKHNDRDRRLDDNFPTFNKFNRTLISSCEPGDAGILEVTPNSTWPDIVYYNSFTHANMGWKIHVVDAYIKSDAVSMGLAGSILLSAILSILAA, encoded by the exons ATGGCAGCTGGTCTGATTACGTGCCGCTGGTCCCCGAGACcagcgttgctgctgctgctgctgctcgttgCGATACTCGGAGCGTTCGGGTCTG TTAACGCCGACGAAGTCAAGGAGTACAGTGGAAAATATCTGGGAAAGCTGAACGTCTACCACCACCAGGTCGCCGGTGACGTCTACGCGGTCGACGAGTACACGCTTCTGCTGACGTCGTTCAGCTACGACGGGACCGGCGCCGATACTTTCTTCTGGGCCGGAGGCTCTAATCGCCCAGGGCCTCAGGGCTTCATCGTTCCCGACGAATACGGCAT aACGAATACTCTTGGCAAGTACCTCAATAAAGACCTGACGCTGAAGCTACCCGACAACAAGAAGATTACCGATATCAAGTGGTTCGCCGTCTACGATCTGTCCACTCAG AGCACCTTCGGTGACGTGTACATCCCGGAGGAATTCGACCCACCGGCGCCGCAGCGACTCGCGCAACTGTCCAAGCTATCCACGGCCAATGTGTCATCCGACGTGATTGTTGTTCTCGATGCCAAGACTATAAGCATTCCGCAGCTTTCCTACGATGGCACCTCTCAGGACGCCTACTTCTGCGTGGGACAGGGCAAGCCGTCGCCGCAGGGGACCAAGGTCCCGGACGAAAACGGATA CTTGGACCCGATTCGCGCTTACAAAAACGAGGACGTGATAATCCAGCTACCGGGCGAGAAGACGATCTTCGATATCGGTTGGATCAGCATCTACGACGTGAAGTCGAGGACCAACCTCGCCTCGATCCTCGTACCCTCGGGGCTGAACGTACCTCCGTCCCTCGTCAAG ACGATCAAAGTACCAACCAACCTGCCGAACTGCGTTCAGATGCACAAGAGGTTACAGGTAGCTTGGGAAATTTTCCCTCCGCAGATTACCGTCCAGCTTATCGGCCAAATCC CGGATAATGGATATATGGCCTTTGGAGTTTCGGGCTCGGACTCGAGAAGTCAAATGGAAGGAGCCGACGTGACGATTGCCTACAATGACGGTACCAGAGGTTTCGCCAACGACTATAACGTTTCAGCCAAAGCTCCG TGTGTCAAAGTACTTGGACAGTACAAAGGCGTGTGCAAGGACGAGCTCGTTGGTGGTCAAGACAGTAACCAGCTTTTCGCGTCGACGAGGGATAATGGAATAACCACCGTCACCTACAGAAGGACGCTAATTTCTC CCGACTCGGGGGACAAGGAGTTTCTCATAGATAAGCCCATGTATTTCATATGGGCTCTGGGAAGGCTGGACGAGAATAAAGAGCCCAACTTCCACGACTATTATCCAAAGAGCAATTTTCTGCTTCACTTAGACTTAAAGGACGAGAAGAACAATGCGGTCAAGCAGAGAACCTGCGTGGGTTTCACGGCTAATAGCGACGAGCTCAG GGAACCTTGGGCGAAGGAAGAAATCTTCGACCGTAGTATAAGGACATTCAGGGCGACCGTAGGTCCGTCCGGAGGAAGGCGTGGCTACCAAGCGATTACGGGCCATTCCTCGAACGGTCTGGCCTGGTACATCAACGGCCGACTAGCTCCGGAGCTATACCTGCGACGGGGTCTGACCTACAACTTCCGCGTCTACGGCGGCAATAATCCCCACAGTCCGAACCTTTATCACCCTCTTATAATAACCGATGAGCCGCACGGTGGCTACGATCGGCTAAGCGATGTAGCCCAGAGCAAAGTCCGTGTACTTGCCGGCGTTGAATTCACAAGGCGGGGAAGACCCAGACCGACCGCAG TCGGGCCGCTATGTCTGAGCAAGCACAACGACCGAGACAGGAGGTTGGACGACAATTTCCCGACGTTCAATAAATTCAACAGGACGTTGATCAGTTCCTGCGAACCAG GCGACGCCGGAATATTGGAAGTCACCCCAAACTCGACGTGGCCAGACATTGTCTACTACAATTCTTTCACCCACGCAAACATGGGCTGGAAGATTCACGTGGTTGACGCTTACATAAAAAGCGACGCCGTTTCGATGGGCCTAGCCGGGTCGATACTCCTTTCGGCGATTTTGTCAATCCTGGCAGCGTAA